One window of Mediterraneibacter gnavus ATCC 29149 genomic DNA carries:
- a CDS encoding aldose epimerase family protein, with protein MSIEKTIFGTTKDGREVTAYTLRNIRGMRVKISSLGAAIVSVEMKDFAGERKDIVLGYDKVSDYEENGTFFGAAVGRGANRTEGAGFVLDGTEYHLPKNEGENNLHSGPDSYAFRLWDCVKEEEDSVSFHLDSPDGDQGYPGNFSITVTYTLTDQNELKIHYEGESDQTTIVNMTNHTYFNLNGHNCGSVRRHWIRLQASSFTPVKETGSIPTGEIWPVEGTPMDFTKGKVIGEELASDYHQMRLVKGYDHNFVIDGWDQTLRKIAEVEGEQSGITMKVYTDLPGVQFYTGNFLEGVRGKRNMIYHDNSGFCLETQYYPNAANEESFPSPVLKKGEKYDTTTIYQFGVR; from the coding sequence ATGAGTATCGAAAAAACAATATTTGGAACCACAAAAGATGGAAGAGAAGTAACTGCCTATACGCTGCGCAACATTCGGGGAATGCGTGTGAAGATCAGCAGTCTCGGAGCGGCAATCGTATCCGTGGAGATGAAAGATTTTGCGGGAGAGCGCAAGGATATTGTGCTTGGATATGACAAAGTATCGGATTATGAAGAGAACGGAACTTTCTTCGGGGCAGCAGTCGGACGGGGGGCAAACCGGACAGAAGGCGCCGGATTTGTGCTGGATGGGACAGAGTATCACCTTCCGAAAAATGAGGGAGAGAATAACCTGCACAGTGGACCGGACAGTTATGCGTTCCGCCTCTGGGATTGTGTGAAAGAGGAGGAAGACAGTGTTTCTTTTCATCTGGACAGCCCGGATGGAGACCAGGGATATCCGGGGAACTTCTCGATTACCGTGACCTATACCCTGACAGATCAAAATGAGTTGAAGATCCACTATGAAGGAGAATCTGATCAGACAACGATCGTGAATATGACGAACCACACTTACTTTAACCTGAATGGACATAACTGCGGCAGCGTAAGACGTCACTGGATAAGACTGCAGGCATCTTCGTTTACACCGGTAAAAGAGACCGGTTCGATTCCGACAGGAGAGATTTGGCCGGTGGAAGGTACACCGATGGATTTCACAAAAGGAAAAGTGATCGGAGAAGAGCTGGCATCCGACTATCATCAGATGCGTCTGGTCAAGGGATATGATCACAACTTTGTCATCGATGGATGGGATCAGACACTGCGCAAGATTGCAGAGGTGGAAGGAGAGCAGTCCGGAATTACCATGAAAGTATATACGGATCTTCCGGGTGTGCAGTTCTATACCGGAAACTTCCTGGAGGGAGTCAGAGGAAAACGCAACATGATCTACCACGATAACTCCGGCTTCTGTCTGGAGACACAGTATTATCCGAATGCGGCGAATGAGGAAAGCTTCCCGTCACCGGTACTGAAAAAAGGAGAAAAATACGACACCACGACAATATATCAGTTTGGAGTGAGATAA
- a CDS encoding amidohydrolase has protein sequence MKLLEFWEEISLMPDAVRQLEKLEITEGEYEKLRELFLRDVNLFYEAVKKREDFRLVFLYCFSKMACEVYDRYCEQGISRRVYRDTFYDLTLWCENCYKAYGEYGIAQYDWFCRHLDMSLFRLGRLEFERIPSLWEIQTDGISVHKGDPVISVHIPQGEKLELDACLDSFRQAEQFWKEKQVYLCHSWLLYPGLKEIMKPESNILQLQTLFHIVAVDFEGREAEERIFGELETDPRNYAEDTSLQRAARKYLLSGEKLGSGLGVWTGEEKDANTADHIHTWIQEHTEELVNTADYIFRHPELSKEEVVSSACLSDYLEEKGFRITKGIAGLQTAFVAEWGTGKPILGFLAEYDALPGLGQEPVCTYQPLKTPGHGCGHNLLGTACAGAACALKERMEKAQLSGTIRVYGCPAEEIIIGKIQMNEAGVFDDLDAAITWHPFDRNRVSYDIWQAQDMKNYKFYGVKAHASKHPELGRSALDAAELMNVGVNYLREHVADDVRIHYTYTNTDGPANIVPDFASTNYFIRSSKRSRTEDASNRVDDCAKGAALMTGTRVEIELVTSNQEMKVNRPLAEAFYQAMTETSLPEYTKEELQFAETITKEAGLINDGNYFGGLEPLEDQPVLLAIGTDVSEVSHTVPTVMLSAATMCKGTPLHHWSAAAQSGMSIGQKGMLYVAECMAKGVLGLLEDPKILKEAWRAHQE, from the coding sequence ATGAAATTATTGGAATTTTGGGAGGAAATATCCCTGATGCCGGACGCTGTGCGGCAGCTTGAAAAGCTGGAGATCACAGAAGGGGAATATGAGAAGCTGCGGGAGTTATTTCTCAGAGATGTGAATTTGTTTTATGAAGCAGTGAAAAAAAGAGAAGATTTCCGGCTGGTATTTTTATATTGTTTTTCAAAAATGGCCTGTGAGGTTTATGATCGGTATTGTGAACAGGGGATTTCCAGACGGGTTTACCGGGATACGTTTTATGATCTGACATTGTGGTGTGAAAATTGTTATAAAGCGTATGGAGAATATGGGATTGCGCAGTACGACTGGTTTTGCAGACATCTGGATATGAGTCTGTTTCGGCTTGGGCGTCTGGAATTTGAGAGGATCCCGTCTTTATGGGAGATACAGACAGACGGGATATCGGTTCACAAAGGAGATCCCGTGATCAGCGTGCATATCCCGCAGGGAGAGAAGCTGGAGCTTGATGCCTGTCTGGATTCATTTCGTCAGGCAGAACAATTCTGGAAGGAGAAGCAGGTATATCTTTGTCATTCCTGGCTTTTATATCCGGGGCTCAAAGAAATTATGAAGCCGGAATCTAATATTTTGCAGCTCCAGACATTGTTTCATATTGTTGCGGTTGATTTTGAGGGGAGAGAGGCAGAAGAGAGGATTTTCGGAGAATTGGAGACGGATCCCCGAAACTATGCAGAGGACACCAGCCTGCAGAGAGCAGCCAGAAAATATCTGCTATCCGGGGAGAAGCTTGGGAGCGGACTTGGGGTATGGACAGGCGAGGAAAAAGACGCAAATACAGCAGATCATATTCACACATGGATACAGGAACACACAGAAGAACTGGTTAACACAGCAGATTACATTTTTCGGCATCCAGAACTTTCCAAAGAAGAAGTCGTATCTTCAGCCTGTCTTTCTGACTATCTGGAAGAAAAAGGATTTCGTATCACAAAAGGAATCGCAGGGCTTCAGACCGCATTTGTTGCAGAGTGGGGAACAGGAAAACCGATACTTGGATTTCTGGCAGAGTATGACGCTCTTCCGGGTCTTGGCCAGGAGCCGGTCTGCACGTATCAGCCGCTGAAAACGCCGGGGCACGGATGCGGACACAATCTGCTTGGCACAGCCTGCGCAGGGGCAGCCTGTGCCTTGAAAGAGCGGATGGAAAAAGCGCAGCTTTCCGGAACAATCCGGGTATATGGCTGTCCGGCAGAAGAAATCATCATCGGAAAGATCCAGATGAATGAAGCGGGGGTGTTTGATGATCTGGATGCGGCGATCACCTGGCATCCTTTTGACCGGAATCGGGTGAGTTATGATATCTGGCAGGCGCAGGACATGAAGAATTACAAATTTTACGGAGTCAAAGCACATGCGTCCAAACATCCGGAGCTTGGCAGAAGTGCACTGGATGCGGCAGAACTGATGAATGTGGGAGTGAATTATTTACGGGAACATGTGGCGGATGATGTTCGGATTCATTATACATATACGAACACAGACGGACCGGCGAATATCGTGCCGGATTTTGCTTCTACGAATTACTTTATCCGTTCATCCAAACGTTCCAGGACAGAGGATGCATCGAACAGAGTGGATGACTGTGCGAAGGGTGCGGCTTTGATGACCGGAACGAGAGTGGAGATCGAGCTTGTGACGAGCAATCAGGAAATGAAAGTGAACCGTCCGCTGGCAGAAGCCTTTTATCAGGCGATGACAGAAACTTCACTCCCGGAATATACAAAAGAAGAACTGCAGTTTGCAGAAACCATCACAAAAGAAGCGGGATTGATCAATGACGGAAATTATTTTGGAGGTCTGGAACCGTTGGAAGATCAACCTGTTTTGCTGGCGATCGGAACGGATGTGTCGGAAGTCAGTCATACCGTGCCGACTGTGATGCTCAGTGCTGCTACGATGTGTAAGGGTACACCGCTGCATCACTGGAGTGCAGCCGCACAGTCCGGAATGAGCATCGGGCAGAAGGGAATGCTGTATGTGGCAGAATGTATGGCGAAAGGGGTGCTTGGTCTTCTTGAAGATCCAAAGATTCTGAAAGAAGCATGGAGAGCGCATCAGGAATAA
- a CDS encoding HD domain-containing protein yields MEHLNEYLDFIRTVEGIKSVTRTAWTKTGRQESTAEHSFRLALLALTLIDEFPELDAKKVLSMCLIHDLGELYAGDIPAISNTDPLAKSKQEYLDICRIFQLLPEPKRSEFLSLWNEYNNCSIPEAHLVKALDKAETILQHNQGKNPPDFDYAFNLTYGASYFKGDPRLEELRSILDAETNVVIEHTQEKENHHL; encoded by the coding sequence ATGGAACATCTCAACGAATACCTGGATTTTATCCGCACCGTAGAGGGGATCAAATCTGTCACCCGCACTGCCTGGACCAAAACAGGACGACAGGAAAGTACGGCAGAACATTCTTTTCGTCTTGCGCTGCTTGCTCTGACTCTGATCGATGAATTTCCGGAGCTGGACGCTAAAAAAGTGCTTTCCATGTGTCTGATCCACGATCTCGGAGAACTCTATGCCGGAGATATTCCTGCAATTTCCAATACGGATCCCCTTGCAAAATCCAAACAGGAATACCTTGATATTTGTCGGATCTTCCAGCTTCTCCCCGAGCCAAAACGGTCAGAATTTCTTTCCCTGTGGAACGAATACAACAACTGCTCCATCCCGGAAGCACATCTGGTAAAGGCACTGGATAAAGCAGAAACGATCCTGCAACACAATCAGGGAAAAAATCCACCGGATTTTGATTATGCATTCAATCTCACTTACGGAGCCTCCTACTTCAAAGGCGATCCGCGGCTGGAGGAATTAAGAAGCATACTGGATGCAGAAACAAACGTTGTCATAGAGCATACACAAGAAAAGGAGAACCACCATTTATGA
- a CDS encoding M48 family metallopeptidase — MQHPFPYEVIYSDRKSLAIQITAQATVRVRVPKNCPAPTIDTFLYEKQAWILKHLDSASQRLEQSSEKPQISENDRKRYIQLARDIFTRKTEYYARIMGVTYGRISIREQKTRWGSCSSAGNLNYNWRLIFAPEEIVDYIVVHELAHRLEMNHSKAFYNIVESVLPDYRKAQKWLRENGGSL; from the coding sequence ATGCAGCATCCCTTTCCTTATGAAGTCATATACAGTGACAGAAAATCCCTCGCAATTCAGATTACTGCACAGGCGACGGTCCGTGTCCGGGTACCCAAAAACTGTCCTGCCCCGACCATTGATACATTTCTTTACGAAAAGCAAGCCTGGATCCTAAAGCATCTGGACTCGGCATCTCAGCGTCTTGAGCAATCTTCTGAAAAACCTCAGATTTCTGAAAATGACCGGAAACGATACATCCAGCTTGCACGGGATATTTTTACACGCAAGACAGAATATTATGCCCGTATCATGGGCGTCACCTACGGCCGTATCTCCATCCGGGAACAGAAAACCCGCTGGGGAAGCTGCTCCAGCGCCGGAAATTTAAACTATAACTGGCGTCTGATCTTCGCTCCGGAAGAAATCGTGGACTACATCGTTGTACATGAACTCGCCCACCGTCTGGAAATGAATCACTCAAAAGCCTTTTATAATATTGTAGAATCCGTACTGCCCGATTACCGAAAAGCACAGAAATGGCTGCGGGAAAATGGCGGAAGTTTGTGA
- a CDS encoding Maf family protein — protein sequence MKKIILGSASPRRKELLSQIGVPFEVRVSNKEEVYTNTVPKEIVKELALMKAENVASEIPARNVIVIGADTIVVHEEQILGKPKDEQEAFEMIRSLQGDTHQVYTGVAVLDFDENGEKTVISHAVETKVSVNPMSTEEIQKYIESKEPMDKAGAYGIQGRFSAFIEKIEGDYFNVVGLPVSYVYQVLKELGEV from the coding sequence ATGAAGAAAATAATTTTAGGGTCAGCTTCACCGAGGCGAAAAGAGCTTTTATCACAGATCGGGGTTCCGTTTGAAGTGCGTGTCAGCAATAAGGAAGAAGTGTATACAAATACGGTTCCAAAGGAGATTGTAAAAGAGCTGGCGCTGATGAAAGCGGAAAATGTGGCATCCGAGATCCCGGCAAGGAATGTGATCGTGATCGGTGCGGATACGATCGTTGTGCATGAAGAACAAATTCTGGGAAAACCAAAGGATGAACAGGAGGCTTTTGAGATGATCCGGTCACTGCAGGGAGATACACATCAGGTATATACGGGTGTTGCGGTTCTGGATTTTGATGAAAACGGAGAAAAAACGGTGATCAGCCACGCAGTGGAAACAAAAGTTTCTGTCAATCCGATGAGCACAGAAGAAATCCAGAAATATATAGAGAGCAAAGAACCTATGGATAAGGCCGGGGCTTACGGAATTCAGGGGAGATTTTCCGCATTCATTGAGAAGATCGAAGGGGACTATTTCAATGTCGTAGGACTTCCTGTTTCTTACGTATATCAGGTGTTAAAAGAACTGGGGGAGGTATAA
- the glgD gene encoding glucose-1-phosphate adenylyltransferase subunit GlgD — protein MSKALGIINFSGNHIWVKGLQSYRPIGAMSFLGRYRVIDFPLSNMSNSGIDQIQVYINQKPRSLTEHIGTGRHYNINSKRGKVRILFSENGIENSIYDNEIAAYIENIECIENTPCPYVIIAPSYMVYSMNFDSLLQSHIDSEADITLLYHSVDNAKDHFLNCDLLNLNRQKGVLSIEKNRGNAKNRNIFMDTYVMKKELFIDLIKKGHDMSSMYTLPQVINIECSELDIRGVSHRGFFAAITDLKSYYEANLSLLDFKSAFSLFDDNWPIYTKTTDSCPTQYFETANVKTSFVSNGCLIEGTVENSVIGRGCMIKKGAVVRNTVLLPGAYVGEDVHVENQVVDKRAKLLHAKEIIANVDNPGYIKRNDTV, from the coding sequence ATGAGCAAGGCATTAGGAATCATCAACTTTTCCGGAAACCACATCTGGGTAAAAGGACTGCAGTCTTACCGTCCGATCGGTGCCATGTCCTTCCTCGGAAGATACCGTGTCATCGATTTTCCGCTTTCCAATATGAGCAACAGCGGCATTGACCAGATTCAGGTGTATATTAATCAAAAGCCCCGTTCTCTTACCGAACATATCGGAACCGGAAGACATTACAATATCAACTCCAAACGTGGAAAAGTCCGAATCCTCTTTTCTGAAAACGGAATTGAAAACAGCATTTATGACAACGAAATTGCAGCTTACATAGAAAACATAGAGTGTATTGAAAATACACCTTGCCCGTACGTGATCATTGCCCCGAGTTACATGGTATACTCCATGAACTTTGATTCACTGTTACAGAGCCATATCGACTCCGAAGCGGATATTACGCTGCTGTATCATTCTGTTGACAATGCAAAGGATCACTTCTTAAACTGTGATCTTCTGAATCTGAACCGCCAGAAAGGTGTTCTCTCGATTGAAAAAAACAGAGGAAATGCAAAAAACAGAAATATCTTCATGGATACTTATGTAATGAAAAAAGAACTGTTTATCGACCTGATCAAAAAAGGGCATGATATGTCCTCTATGTACACACTGCCCCAAGTCATCAATATAGAATGCAGCGAACTGGATATCCGCGGAGTTTCCCACCGTGGCTTCTTTGCCGCCATTACAGATTTGAAAAGCTATTACGAAGCGAATCTTTCCCTGCTCGATTTTAAATCCGCCTTCAGTCTGTTTGATGATAACTGGCCGATCTATACAAAAACGACAGATTCCTGTCCGACTCAATATTTTGAGACTGCAAATGTAAAAACCTCTTTCGTATCCAACGGATGCCTGATCGAAGGCACTGTGGAAAACTCTGTGATCGGACGTGGATGCATGATTAAAAAAGGTGCTGTTGTAAGGAATACCGTTCTCCTTCCGGGCGCTTATGTAGGAGAAGACGTTCATGTGGAAAATCAGGTGGTAGACAAGCGTGCAAAGCTCTTACACGCCAAAGAAATTATTGCAAATGTAGACAATCCGGGATATATCAAGAGGAATGATACCGTATAA
- a CDS encoding DUF6472 family protein, producing the protein MRGRKTAANCESCMNYEYDDDYECYVCTQDLDEDEMVRFVQGDFRECPYYQVGDEYRVVRKQM; encoded by the coding sequence ATGCGAGGCAGAAAAACAGCGGCAAACTGCGAAAGCTGCATGAATTATGAATATGATGACGATTATGAGTGCTATGTCTGTACGCAGGATCTGGATGAAGATGAGATGGTGAGATTTGTGCAGGGAGATTTCAGAGAGTGCCCGTATTATCAGGTGGGGGATGAATACCGGGTGGTGAGGAAGCAAATGTGA
- the yaaA gene encoding peroxide stress protein YaaA — MIQIIISPAKKMNICEEFPGTATTPVFAEQTDLLYQTLKQMSFEELQKLWKCSEKLALQNTKKLCEFTPADAVTPAVLAYEGIQYQYLAPGIFSDTQWDYVNRHLNILSGFYGVLCPSDAVIPYRLEMQTKLETENATDLYHFWNNQLYQALYCKFEKDSPKELINLASAEYSKAVLPYLTEDVHCVTCVFGEFVQGKVKVKATLAKMARGEMVRWMAEHQIQTAEDLKQFTGLGFAFEESLSSGTEYVFLKKDICPED, encoded by the coding sequence ATGATTCAAATCATCATTTCACCTGCGAAAAAAATGAATATATGCGAAGAATTTCCCGGCACTGCCACCACACCTGTTTTTGCAGAACAGACAGACCTTTTATATCAGACGCTAAAGCAGATGTCATTTGAAGAATTGCAGAAACTTTGGAAATGCAGTGAAAAACTGGCACTTCAAAATACAAAAAAACTGTGCGAATTTACACCGGCTGACGCTGTCACTCCCGCTGTTCTCGCCTATGAAGGGATCCAATACCAATACCTCGCACCGGGCATCTTTTCTGATACACAGTGGGACTACGTAAACCGGCATCTGAACATTCTTTCCGGATTTTATGGTGTCCTGTGCCCTTCAGATGCTGTCATTCCCTATCGTCTGGAGATGCAGACCAAACTGGAAACTGAGAATGCCACTGATTTGTATCATTTCTGGAACAATCAGCTATATCAGGCATTGTACTGTAAATTTGAGAAAGACTCTCCGAAAGAGCTCATCAATCTCGCTTCCGCAGAATACAGCAAAGCAGTACTTCCTTATCTGACAGAAGACGTACACTGCGTCACCTGCGTTTTCGGCGAGTTCGTTCAGGGAAAAGTAAAGGTGAAAGCCACGCTCGCGAAAATGGCGCGGGGAGAAATGGTCCGCTGGATGGCAGAACACCAGATTCAGACTGCAGAAGATCTGAAACAGTTCACCGGACTTGGATTTGCTTTCGAAGAGTCTCTATCTTCCGGGACAGAATATGTGTTCCTAAAAAAGGATATCTGCCCGGAAGATTAG
- a CDS encoding glucose-1-phosphate adenylyltransferase produces MKQNNMLAMILAGGRGTRLHDLTNKVAKPAVSYGGKYRIIDFPLSNCANSGIDIVGVLTQYESILLNSYVAAGRRWGLDAKDSGVYVLPPREKADSNLDVYRGTADAISQNIDFIDTYAPEYILILSGDHIYKMNYDAMLNYHKTCGADATIAVIEVPIKEASRFGIMNTDSTGRIVEFEEKPEHPKSNLASMGIYIFNWKLLRKMLLTDMKNPDSNHDFGKDIIPTLLNDGKDLYAYKFEGYWKDVGTIDSLWEANMDLLDKNNALDLNDPAWKIYTEDPTTPPHYIGPNADIKRSFITQGCMIDGEVKNSVLFTSAKIDTGARVIDSVLMPGVIVEAGAVVQRALVADGVRIGKNAVVGSPDSEHIELVAKRVKGAE; encoded by the coding sequence ATGAAGCAAAATAATATGTTAGCAATGATCCTGGCGGGCGGACGAGGCACCCGCCTGCATGACCTGACAAATAAAGTGGCAAAACCCGCGGTTTCATACGGCGGAAAATACCGTATCATCGATTTTCCACTCTCCAACTGCGCCAACAGTGGAATTGATATTGTCGGTGTGCTCACGCAGTATGAATCGATCTTGCTGAACAGCTACGTTGCGGCAGGCAGACGCTGGGGACTGGATGCCAAAGACAGTGGAGTCTATGTACTGCCTCCACGTGAGAAAGCAGATTCCAATCTGGATGTATATCGGGGGACTGCAGATGCGATTTCCCAGAACATCGATTTTATTGACACCTACGCTCCGGAATATATTCTGATCCTGTCCGGTGATCATATTTATAAGATGAATTATGATGCCATGCTAAATTATCACAAAACCTGCGGTGCAGATGCCACGATTGCTGTGATCGAAGTACCGATCAAAGAAGCAAGCCGGTTCGGGATTATGAATACCGATTCTACAGGACGTATCGTAGAGTTCGAAGAAAAACCGGAACACCCAAAAAGTAATCTGGCATCCATGGGGATTTACATTTTTAACTGGAAGCTGCTTCGCAAAATGCTGCTGACAGATATGAAAAATCCGGATTCCAACCACGATTTCGGAAAAGATATCATTCCTACGCTGTTAAATGATGGGAAAGATCTTTATGCCTATAAATTTGAGGGCTACTGGAAAGATGTTGGAACAATCGACTCTCTCTGGGAAGCAAATATGGATCTTCTGGACAAAAATAATGCTTTGGATCTCAACGATCCCGCATGGAAGATCTATACGGAAGATCCGACAACACCTCCTCATTATATCGGACCAAACGCCGATATTAAACGCTCTTTCATTACCCAGGGCTGCATGATCGACGGTGAAGTCAAAAACTCCGTGTTATTTACCAGTGCCAAGATCGATACCGGCGCCAGAGTCATTGACAGTGTACTCATGCCGGGAGTGATTGTCGAAGCAGGAGCTGTCGTACAGCGCGCCCTGGTCGCTGACGGAGTGCGGATCGGGAAAAATGCCGTAGTAGGCAGTCCGGACAGCGAACATATCGAACTTGTTGCAAAACGTGTGAAAGGAGCAGAATAA
- a CDS encoding superoxide dismutase family protein, whose protein sequence is MFSEIQTIPDAAAEIKGSPEFPKIRGMVYFFGVHNGTIVAADIRNLPDGNAFHGFHIHEGTCQGTKAESFAQADGHYNPTNAMHPQHAGDMPSLLANDGNAFLIFYTDRFHPEDVIGRAVIIHAHPDDMTTQPSGNSGAMIACGEIREMKAE, encoded by the coding sequence ATGTTTTCAGAGATACAGACCATTCCGGATGCCGCTGCAGAGATCAAAGGAAGCCCGGAATTTCCAAAAATCCGGGGAATGGTATATTTTTTCGGAGTTCACAATGGAACGATCGTGGCAGCCGATATCCGCAATCTGCCTGACGGAAATGCGTTTCACGGATTTCATATTCATGAGGGAACCTGTCAGGGAACAAAAGCGGAATCCTTTGCACAGGCGGACGGACACTACAATCCGACAAATGCCATGCACCCGCAGCATGCAGGAGATATGCCTTCACTTCTGGCAAATGACGGAAATGCATTTTTGATCTTTTACACAGACCGGTTTCATCCCGAGGATGTGATCGGAAGAGCGGTTATCATACACGCACATCCGGATGATATGACAACCCAGCCTTCCGGAAACTCCGGCGCTATGATCGCGTGCGGAGAGATCCGGGAAATGAAGGCAGAATAA